In one window of Streptomyces griseus subsp. griseus DNA:
- a CDS encoding response regulator transcription factor, translating into MCADVIVAEDDEKQAELVRRYLEREGHTVRIVGDGLAALDAVRYKEPDLLVLDVMMPRADGLDVVRVLRAEARELPVLMLTARTTEDDLLLGLDLGADDYMTKPYSPRELMARVRTLLRRTRRPAGVVEDHVLRVGGLVVDPERHEVTVDGAPVECTRGEFRILAALAAGPDRVFSRQRLLEELHGFDRYISDRTVDVHVMNLRKKIEPAPRRPVRLLTVFGVGYKLTDPAKARRA; encoded by the coding sequence GTGTGCGCAGACGTCATAGTTGCCGAGGACGACGAGAAGCAGGCCGAGCTCGTACGCCGCTATCTGGAACGGGAAGGACACACCGTACGGATCGTGGGCGACGGGCTCGCCGCACTCGACGCCGTCCGGTACAAGGAACCCGACCTGCTCGTTCTCGATGTGATGATGCCTCGGGCGGACGGGCTGGACGTGGTGCGCGTGCTGCGGGCCGAGGCCCGGGAGCTGCCCGTGCTGATGCTGACCGCCCGCACCACCGAGGACGATCTGCTGCTCGGACTCGACCTCGGCGCGGACGACTACATGACCAAGCCGTACAGCCCCCGCGAGCTGATGGCCCGCGTCCGCACGCTGCTGCGCCGCACCCGGCGGCCGGCCGGGGTGGTGGAGGACCACGTCCTGCGGGTGGGCGGCCTGGTGGTCGATCCGGAGCGCCACGAGGTGACGGTGGACGGCGCGCCGGTGGAGTGCACGCGGGGCGAGTTCCGGATCCTGGCCGCGCTGGCGGCCGGTCCCGACCGGGTGTTCAGCCGTCAGCGGCTGCTGGAGGAGCTGCACGGCTTCGACCGCTACATCAGCGACCGGACGGTCGACGTGCACGTCATGAACCTCCGCAAGAAGATCGAACCCGCTCCCCGCCGGCCGGTGCGCCTGCTCACCGTCTTCGGCGTCGGCTACAAACTGACCGACCCGGCGAAGGCACGGCGTGCGTAG
- a CDS encoding cytochrome P450 family protein has product MNCPHAAAAQADRGAGVITIDPMVQDLDGETVRLRDAGVLARIELLGVPAWTVTRHAEARQLLVDPRLVKDIDTWGLWRSGVVTRDWPLIGMIDAGRSMFTVDGAEHRRLRTKTSQALTPRRLEAIRPAIEKFTEELLDNLDAARGEDGVVDLKAVFAQPLPMKVVGMLMGVDESQHAMLTRQYKAFFSMLTPQDERLALLAELDIFYTDLVREKTAHPTDDLTSALILAEEGGEPLTEEEVVGNLKAMVAAGHETTIGLILNAVRALLSHPDQLAAVLAGEVGWDAVIEETLRWDTPITHLLMRFATEDITIGDTVIKEGEGVVISYRTIGRDIEQHGADADAFDVTRATRNRHMTFGHGPHICPGAALSRVEAAVALPALFARFPGLRLAIPDAEITKLPVMTQNDMAAFPVLLG; this is encoded by the coding sequence GTGAACTGCCCGCACGCCGCAGCCGCCCAGGCCGACCGGGGCGCCGGGGTCATCACCATCGACCCCATGGTCCAGGACCTCGACGGGGAGACCGTGCGGTTGCGCGACGCCGGTGTGCTCGCCCGGATCGAACTGCTCGGCGTCCCCGCCTGGACGGTCACCCGGCACGCGGAGGCCCGCCAACTCCTCGTCGATCCCCGGCTGGTGAAGGACATCGACACCTGGGGGCTCTGGCGGAGCGGAGTGGTGACACGTGACTGGCCGCTGATCGGCATGATCGACGCCGGGCGCTCCATGTTCACCGTGGACGGGGCCGAGCACCGGCGGCTGCGCACCAAGACCTCCCAGGCGCTCACCCCCCGGCGGCTCGAAGCGATCCGCCCGGCCATCGAGAAGTTCACCGAGGAGCTGCTGGACAACCTCGACGCGGCGCGCGGTGAGGACGGCGTCGTCGACCTGAAGGCGGTCTTCGCCCAGCCGCTGCCGATGAAGGTGGTCGGCATGCTGATGGGCGTCGACGAGTCCCAGCACGCGATGCTGACCCGGCAGTACAAGGCGTTCTTCTCCATGCTCACCCCGCAGGACGAACGCCTCGCGCTGCTGGCCGAGTTGGACATCTTCTACACCGATCTCGTACGCGAGAAGACCGCGCACCCGACGGACGACCTCACCAGCGCGCTGATCCTCGCCGAGGAGGGTGGCGAGCCGCTCACCGAGGAGGAGGTGGTGGGCAACCTGAAGGCGATGGTCGCCGCCGGGCACGAGACGACGATCGGGCTCATCCTCAACGCCGTACGCGCGCTGCTCTCGCACCCGGACCAGCTGGCGGCGGTGCTGGCCGGCGAGGTCGGCTGGGACGCGGTGATCGAGGAGACCCTGCGCTGGGACACCCCCATCACCCACCTCCTGATGCGGTTCGCCACCGAGGACATCACCATCGGCGATACCGTGATCAAGGAGGGCGAGGGGGTCGTCATCTCCTACCGCACCATCGGCCGCGACATCGAACAGCACGGTGCCGACGCCGACGCCTTCGACGTCACCCGTGCCACCCGCAACCGCCACATGACCTTCGGCCACGGCCCGCACATCTGCCCCGGCGCCGCCCTCTCCCGCGTCGAGGCGGCCGTGGCCCTCCCCGCGCTCTTCGCCCGCTTCCCCGGACTGCGGCTCGCGATCCCGGACGCGGAGATCACCAAGCTGCCGGTGATGACGCAGAACGACATGGCCGCCTTCCCGGTGCTGCTGGGCTGA
- a CDS encoding GMC family oxidoreductase, producing the protein MPPTPRSTAVPDPDGPMADYVIVGGGTAGSVIASRLTEDPDTTVTVIEGGPTDIDRDDVLTLRRWLGLLGGDLDYDYPTTEQPRGNSHIRHSRARVLGGCSSHNTLISFKPLPGDWDEWAEAGAEGWGATAMDPYFARLRNNIVPVDEKDRNAIARDFVDAAQAAAGVPRVDSFNSAPFHEGAGFFDLAYHPENNKRSSASVAYLHPHIEAGDRPNLTILLETWAYRLEFDGTRATGVHVRTKDGEEILLRAAREVIVCAGAVDTPRLLLHSGIGPREDLEALGIEVRHDLPGVGENLLDHPESVIVWETDGPIPENSAMDSDAGLFVRRDPGSRGPDLMFHFYQIPFTDNPERLGYEKPEHGVSMTPNIPKPRSRGRLYLTSADPEAKPALDFRYFTDEDDHDGRTLVDGIKLARKIAATEPLAHWLKREVCPGPEVTSDEEISEYARKVAHTVYHPAGTCKMGAADDQEAVVDPQLRIRGLESIRIADASVFPTMPAVNPMIGVLMVGEKCAELLGDQARDAVPVTGTSTGGDVR; encoded by the coding sequence ATGCCTCCCACCCCCCGCAGCACCGCGGTCCCCGACCCCGACGGCCCCATGGCCGACTACGTGATCGTCGGCGGCGGCACCGCCGGATCGGTCATCGCCTCCCGGCTCACCGAGGACCCGGACACCACCGTCACGGTCATCGAGGGCGGTCCCACCGACATCGACCGCGACGACGTCCTCACCCTGCGCCGCTGGCTCGGCCTCCTCGGCGGCGACCTCGACTACGACTACCCCACCACCGAGCAGCCGCGCGGCAACTCCCACATCCGGCACAGCCGGGCCCGGGTCCTCGGCGGCTGCTCCTCGCACAACACGCTCATCAGCTTCAAGCCGCTGCCCGGCGACTGGGACGAGTGGGCCGAGGCGGGCGCCGAGGGCTGGGGCGCCACCGCGATGGACCCGTACTTCGCCAGGCTGCGCAACAACATCGTCCCGGTCGACGAGAAGGACCGCAACGCCATCGCCCGCGACTTCGTCGACGCCGCCCAGGCGGCCGCCGGGGTCCCGCGCGTGGACAGCTTCAACAGCGCGCCCTTCCACGAGGGCGCCGGCTTCTTCGACCTCGCCTACCACCCCGAGAACAACAAGCGCTCCTCCGCCTCGGTCGCCTACCTCCACCCGCACATCGAGGCCGGTGACCGCCCCAACCTCACGATCCTGCTGGAGACCTGGGCGTACCGGCTGGAGTTCGACGGCACCCGCGCCACCGGCGTCCACGTCCGCACGAAGGACGGCGAGGAGATCCTGCTGCGCGCCGCCCGCGAGGTCATCGTCTGCGCGGGCGCCGTGGACACCCCGCGCCTGCTGCTGCACTCCGGGATCGGTCCGCGCGAGGACCTGGAGGCGCTGGGCATCGAGGTGCGCCACGACCTTCCGGGCGTCGGCGAGAACCTGCTGGACCACCCCGAGTCCGTCATCGTCTGGGAGACCGACGGGCCCATCCCGGAGAACTCCGCGATGGACTCCGACGCGGGACTCTTCGTCCGCCGCGACCCCGGATCCCGGGGCCCGGACCTGATGTTCCACTTCTACCAGATCCCGTTCACCGACAACCCGGAGCGGCTCGGCTACGAGAAGCCCGAGCACGGGGTCTCGATGACGCCGAACATCCCCAAGCCGCGCAGCCGGGGCCGTCTCTACCTCACGAGCGCCGACCCCGAGGCCAAGCCGGCCCTGGACTTCCGCTACTTCACCGACGAGGACGACCACGACGGCCGCACCCTGGTCGACGGCATCAAGCTCGCCCGGAAGATCGCGGCCACCGAACCGCTGGCCCACTGGCTGAAGCGCGAGGTCTGCCCCGGCCCTGAGGTCACCTCGGACGAGGAGATCAGCGAGTACGCGCGCAAGGTCGCCCACACCGTCTACCACCCGGCGGGCACCTGCAAGATGGGCGCCGCCGACGACCAGGAGGCCGTCGTCGACCCGCAGTTGCGCATCCGCGGCCTTGAGTCCATCCGGATCGCCGACGCGTCCGTCTTCCCGACCATGCCCGCAGTCAACCCGATGATCGGAGTCCTCATGGTCGGCGAGAAGTGCGCCGAACTCCTGGGCGACCAGGCGCGTGACGCCGTCCCGGTCACCGGTACCAGCACCGGAGGTGATGTCCGATGA
- a CDS encoding aldehyde dehydrogenase family protein codes for MSALSTIHIDGTWRAAGSGATREILDPADATVLAVVAEGGIEDTDAAIAAARRAFDDGPWPHKPVAERAGLLRRVAELLQRDREEIAITESRDTGKTLEEGRVDVDDVTNAFRYFADLVMNESGGRVVDAGDPDVHSIVVHEPVGVCALIAPWNYPLLQASWKIAPALAAGNTFVLKPSEVTPLSTVHLIKLLAEAGLPDGAANLVTGAGDPVGARLSEHPDVDLVSFTGGLASGTKVAQAAAPTVKKVALELGGKNPNVVFADACATEEGFDTAVDQALNAAFFHSGQVCSAGARLIIQDTVSERFVTELARRADAIRLGRGTLDGVECGPLVSAQQLAKVEAYVASAREEGAIVRAGGERPEPGDVRPEGGYFYRPTVLDGCHREMKVVREETFGPILTVETFRTEEEAITLANDTDYGLAGAVWTTDAGRARRVAGRLRHGTVWINDYHPYLPQAEWGGFGKSGTGRELGPTGLAEYRESKHIYQNLNPRPQRWFAG; via the coding sequence ATGTCGGCGCTCAGCACCATCCACATCGACGGCACCTGGCGGGCCGCCGGATCAGGCGCGACGCGCGAGATCCTCGACCCCGCCGACGCCACCGTCCTGGCCGTCGTCGCCGAGGGCGGCATCGAGGACACCGATGCGGCGATCGCGGCGGCGCGGCGCGCCTTCGACGACGGCCCCTGGCCGCACAAGCCCGTCGCCGAGCGGGCCGGGCTGCTGCGCCGGGTCGCCGAGCTGCTCCAGCGGGACCGCGAGGAGATCGCGATCACCGAGAGCCGCGACACCGGCAAGACCCTCGAAGAGGGCCGGGTCGACGTCGACGACGTGACCAACGCCTTCCGCTACTTCGCCGACCTCGTGATGAACGAGAGCGGCGGCCGGGTCGTCGACGCGGGCGACCCCGACGTCCACAGCATCGTCGTGCACGAGCCCGTCGGCGTCTGCGCCCTGATCGCCCCCTGGAACTACCCTCTCCTCCAGGCCAGTTGGAAGATCGCCCCGGCCCTCGCCGCCGGCAACACCTTCGTGCTCAAGCCCAGCGAGGTCACCCCGCTCTCCACCGTCCACCTGATCAAGCTCCTCGCCGAGGCCGGGCTGCCCGACGGCGCCGCCAACCTCGTCACGGGCGCGGGTGACCCGGTGGGCGCCCGGCTCTCCGAGCACCCCGACGTCGACCTGGTCTCCTTCACCGGCGGCCTCGCCAGCGGTACGAAGGTGGCCCAGGCAGCCGCGCCGACGGTGAAGAAGGTCGCCCTGGAGCTCGGCGGGAAGAACCCCAACGTGGTCTTCGCCGACGCCTGCGCCACCGAGGAGGGCTTCGACACGGCCGTCGACCAGGCCCTGAACGCCGCCTTCTTCCACAGCGGCCAGGTCTGCTCCGCCGGCGCCCGTCTGATCATCCAGGACACCGTCAGCGAGCGCTTCGTCACCGAGCTGGCCCGCCGCGCCGACGCCATCCGCCTCGGCCGGGGCACCCTCGACGGCGTGGAGTGCGGCCCGCTCGTCTCCGCCCAGCAGCTCGCCAAGGTCGAGGCGTACGTCGCCTCCGCCCGCGAGGAGGGTGCCATCGTCCGGGCCGGCGGCGAACGCCCCGAGCCCGGCGACGTACGCCCCGAAGGCGGCTACTTCTACCGGCCGACCGTCCTCGACGGCTGCCACCGGGAGATGAAGGTGGTCCGCGAGGAGACCTTCGGCCCGATCCTCACCGTCGAGACCTTCCGTACCGAGGAAGAAGCCATCACCCTGGCCAACGACACCGACTACGGCCTCGCCGGCGCCGTCTGGACCACGGACGCGGGCCGGGCCCGCCGGGTCGCCGGACGGCTGCGCCACGGCACCGTCTGGATCAACGACTACCACCCCTACCTCCCGCAGGCCGAGTGGGGCGGCTTCGGCAAGTCCGGTACGGGGCGCGAGCTGGGCCCGACGGGACTCGCCGAATACCGCGAGTCCAAGCACATCTACCAGAACCTCAACCCGCGCCCCCAGCGCTGGTTCGCCGGCTGA
- the sph gene encoding sphingomyelin phosphodiesterase translates to MPHSTFRRLSGVALSAALAAVPLAMNAPQAAAATAAETPSLRVLSYNTFLFSKTLYPNWGQDHRAAEIPKTSFFRGNDVVVIQEAFDNGASDALLRNSAAQYPYQTPVVGRSKSGWDATSGSYSATTPEDGGVTILSKWPVIRKEQYIFKDACGGDWWSNKGFAYTVLNVNGARVHVVGTHAQSTDPGCSAGEAAQMRSRQFKAMDAFLDAKKIPASEQVVVAGDFNVDGHSAEYASFLEDADLAPADTRTGHTYSFDTRDNSIAAERYPNDPREDLDHILHRVGHVKPSGWKNDVIKEQSAPWTVSSWGKKYTYTNLSDHYPVIGSAG, encoded by the coding sequence GTGCCGCACTCCACGTTCCGCCGTCTTTCCGGCGTGGCCCTCTCCGCCGCGCTCGCCGCCGTCCCGCTGGCCATGAACGCGCCCCAGGCGGCTGCGGCCACCGCCGCCGAGACCCCGTCGCTGCGGGTGCTCTCGTACAACACGTTCCTCTTCAGCAAGACCCTGTACCCCAACTGGGGCCAGGACCACCGGGCGGCGGAGATCCCGAAGACCTCGTTCTTCCGGGGCAACGACGTGGTCGTGATCCAGGAGGCGTTCGACAACGGGGCCTCCGACGCGCTGCTGCGGAACTCCGCCGCCCAGTACCCCTACCAGACGCCCGTCGTCGGCCGGAGCAAGAGCGGCTGGGACGCCACCAGCGGCTCCTACTCGGCGACGACTCCGGAGGACGGCGGCGTCACGATCCTGAGCAAGTGGCCGGTCATCCGCAAGGAGCAGTACATCTTCAAGGACGCCTGTGGCGGCGACTGGTGGTCCAACAAGGGCTTCGCCTATACGGTGCTGAACGTCAACGGCGCCCGCGTCCATGTCGTGGGCACCCACGCCCAGTCGACCGACCCCGGCTGTTCGGCGGGAGAGGCCGCGCAGATGCGCAGCCGCCAGTTCAAGGCGATGGACGCCTTCCTCGACGCCAAGAAGATCCCGGCCTCCGAGCAGGTCGTCGTGGCAGGCGACTTCAACGTGGACGGGCACTCCGCCGAGTACGCCTCCTTCCTCGAGGACGCGGACCTGGCCCCGGCCGACACCAGGACGGGCCACACCTACTCCTTCGACACCCGCGACAACTCGATAGCCGCCGAGCGCTACCCGAACGACCCGCGCGAGGACCTGGACCACATCCTCCACCGCGTCGGCCATGTGAAGCCGTCGGGCTGGAAGAACGATGTGATCAAGGAGCAGAGCGCCCCCTGGACGGTCTCCAGCTGGGGCAAGAAGTACACGTACACGAACCTCTCCGACCACTACCCGGTGATCGGCTCGGCCGGCTGA
- a CDS encoding cytochrome P450 produces MTKPSSATPVPPAGGGGGCPLGHGTGAVPLSGPGFHTEPQALYRSMRRDHGPVVPVELPGGFPAWLVIGYRELHQVTSDGELYPRDVSLWNQWENIPADWPLLPMVGTPMPSIYFTAGAEHRRHAEMVVPALEAADPFEIRQHCEQLADRLIDAVCSRGTADLVAEFADPLPVLVLARLVGFPDEEGAGIAQVLKDLADGGPGAQKAHLRFGEHMHRLVAAKRANPGDDVTSRMLAHPEQFTDEEYALDLMAVTAAGHLPTADWISNSTRLMLTEDQFADALSGGRHSVAEAMNEVLWEDAPTQILAGRWASQDARLGGQNIVRGDMLLLGLGAANGDPHIRQQVTDLVVRSGRGGNNAHMAFSHGEYRCPFPAQEIAEIIARTGIEVLLDRLPDLELAVPAEDLVRRPSAFLRGMTALPVRFTPVRTTGDAL; encoded by the coding sequence ATGACGAAGCCCTCGTCCGCCACGCCCGTGCCCCCGGCCGGTGGAGGCGGTGGCTGTCCCCTGGGCCACGGCACGGGAGCCGTTCCGCTCAGCGGGCCCGGCTTCCACACCGAACCCCAGGCGCTCTACCGCTCCATGCGGCGCGACCACGGCCCCGTCGTCCCGGTCGAACTGCCCGGCGGCTTCCCCGCCTGGCTCGTGATCGGCTACCGGGAACTCCACCAGGTCACCAGCGACGGGGAGTTGTACCCCCGGGACGTCTCCCTGTGGAACCAGTGGGAGAACATCCCCGCCGACTGGCCGCTGCTGCCCATGGTGGGCACGCCCATGCCGTCCATCTACTTCACCGCGGGGGCCGAGCACCGCCGCCACGCCGAGATGGTCGTGCCCGCCCTCGAAGCGGCCGACCCCTTCGAGATCCGGCAGCACTGCGAGCAGTTGGCCGACCGGCTCATCGATGCCGTGTGCAGCCGTGGCACCGCCGACCTCGTCGCCGAATTCGCCGACCCGCTACCCGTCCTCGTCCTCGCCCGGCTCGTAGGCTTCCCCGACGAGGAGGGTGCCGGCATCGCCCAGGTGCTCAAGGACCTGGCCGACGGCGGGCCCGGCGCGCAGAAGGCCCACCTGCGCTTCGGCGAGCACATGCACCGGCTCGTCGCGGCCAAGCGGGCGAACCCCGGGGACGACGTGACCTCGCGGATGCTCGCCCACCCCGAGCAGTTCACCGACGAGGAGTACGCCCTCGACCTCATGGCCGTCACGGCCGCCGGGCACCTGCCCACCGCCGACTGGATCAGCAACTCGACCCGGCTGATGCTCACCGAGGACCAGTTCGCCGACGCGCTCTCCGGCGGCCGGCACAGCGTCGCCGAGGCCATGAACGAGGTGCTCTGGGAGGACGCCCCGACCCAGATCCTGGCCGGGCGGTGGGCCTCGCAGGACGCCCGGCTCGGCGGACAGAACATCGTCCGTGGCGACATGCTGCTCCTGGGCCTCGGCGCCGCCAACGGCGACCCCCACATCCGGCAGCAGGTCACGGACCTGGTCGTCCGCTCCGGGCGGGGCGGCAACAACGCCCACATGGCGTTCAGCCACGGCGAGTACCGCTGCCCCTTCCCCGCGCAGGAGATCGCCGAGATCATCGCCCGTACCGGCATCGAGGTCCTCCTGGACCGGCTCCCTGACCTCGAACTGGCCGTCCCAGCCGAGGATTTGGTGCGCAGGCCCTCCGCCTTCCTGCGCGGGATGACCGCGCTCCCCGTCCGCTTCACCCCCGTACGCACGACAGGAGACGCGTTGTGA
- a CDS encoding sensor histidine kinase, translating into MRRNRPAARVPLRRSLLGRLLGVSALVAACSVAATAWLAVQTTSGAIKQEQGQNLTADARIYDTLLGYAARNPTWDGVDATVRELAEQSGRRVALTTQSRQPLADSATTETPPALPPEASAVVDPLSVDTVLAARSTEGQGTAADRIDPRAVGPFLLPAGERAALRRTADRNAECLNRVGIAADVVVGPSGRPRVQMVGNDPERALAARCDPSDLDAPTRTEKKALSALNDLADACLERQDRAGVRLNRDLSWGDGYPAVAEPLPVPRPSDAPRTAPAPEVAPPRELNGADDRAIASCVGTARSEQLSSYVASPALLFIGDEGGATVPGFDLSPANTAKIAGAAALVLALTVGASVLAGARLVRPLHALTGAAQRMRDGEEHASVPVPGDDEIGRLAAAFNDMSAHRARLEEQRKAMVSDVAHELRTPLSNIRGWLEAAQDGLADPDPAFVSSLLEEAVQLQHIIDDLQDLADADAGVLRLHPGPVRIGELLSQVAAAHQARAETAGVTLTVAAGTGADLVLRADPVRLRQAVGNLVSNAVRHTPAGGRVTLRAYGGGGAGGESGETGSVAGSNSGSDSPSGSGSGEVVVEVADTGVGIPAGDLPYVFDRFWRAEKSRSRRTGGSGLGLAIVRKLAEAHGGTASATSTEGEGSAFTLRLPTADPVP; encoded by the coding sequence GTGCGTAGGAACCGGCCCGCCGCCCGGGTGCCGTTGCGGCGGAGTCTGCTGGGGCGGCTGCTGGGCGTGTCGGCGCTGGTCGCCGCGTGTTCGGTGGCGGCCACCGCCTGGCTCGCCGTGCAGACCACCTCGGGGGCGATCAAGCAGGAGCAGGGCCAGAACCTCACCGCCGACGCCCGGATCTACGACACCCTGCTCGGCTACGCCGCCCGCAACCCGACCTGGGACGGCGTGGACGCGACCGTACGGGAACTGGCCGAGCAGTCCGGCCGCCGCGTCGCGCTGACCACGCAGAGCAGGCAGCCGCTCGCCGACTCCGCCACCACCGAGACCCCGCCGGCACTTCCGCCGGAGGCCTCCGCGGTGGTCGACCCGTTGTCCGTCGACACCGTGCTCGCCGCCCGGAGCACCGAGGGGCAGGGCACGGCGGCCGACCGCATCGACCCGCGGGCGGTCGGGCCGTTCCTGCTCCCCGCGGGGGAACGGGCGGCGCTGCGGCGGACCGCCGACCGGAACGCGGAGTGCCTGAACCGGGTGGGGATCGCCGCGGACGTGGTCGTCGGGCCGAGCGGCCGGCCCCGCGTCCAGATGGTGGGCAACGACCCCGAACGGGCGCTGGCTGCCCGTTGCGACCCCTCGGACCTGGACGCGCCCACCCGCACCGAGAAGAAGGCGCTCAGCGCGCTCAACGATCTCGCCGACGCCTGTCTGGAGCGCCAGGACCGCGCCGGTGTGCGGCTGAACCGGGACCTCTCGTGGGGCGATGGCTACCCCGCCGTGGCGGAGCCGCTGCCCGTTCCCCGGCCGAGCGACGCGCCCCGGACGGCCCCCGCCCCGGAGGTGGCGCCGCCCCGGGAGCTGAACGGGGCGGACGACCGGGCCATCGCCTCGTGCGTGGGAACGGCGCGCAGCGAACAGCTCAGTTCGTACGTGGCCTCCCCCGCGCTCCTGTTCATCGGTGACGAGGGTGGCGCGACGGTGCCCGGCTTCGACCTCTCCCCCGCCAACACCGCGAAGATCGCCGGTGCGGCGGCCCTCGTCCTGGCGCTGACCGTGGGCGCCTCGGTCCTCGCGGGCGCGCGGCTGGTCCGCCCGCTGCACGCGCTGACGGGGGCCGCGCAGCGGATGCGGGACGGGGAGGAGCACGCCTCCGTCCCGGTCCCGGGGGACGACGAGATCGGCCGGCTGGCCGCCGCGTTCAACGACATGTCGGCGCACCGGGCACGGCTGGAGGAGCAGCGCAAGGCGATGGTCAGCGATGTGGCCCATGAGCTGCGGACCCCGCTGAGCAACATCCGGGGCTGGCTGGAGGCGGCCCAGGACGGTCTGGCCGACCCGGATCCGGCGTTCGTCTCCTCGCTGCTGGAGGAGGCGGTGCAGCTCCAGCACATCATCGACGACCTCCAGGACCTGGCCGACGCCGACGCCGGGGTGCTGCGACTGCACCCCGGACCGGTCCGGATCGGGGAGCTGTTGAGCCAGGTCGCCGCCGCCCATCAGGCCCGCGCGGAGACGGCGGGGGTGACGCTGACGGTGGCGGCGGGGACGGGGGCGGACCTGGTGCTGCGCGCGGACCCGGTCAGGCTGCGGCAGGCGGTGGGGAACCTGGTCTCCAACGCGGTACGGCACACTCCGGCGGGCGGGAGGGTGACGCTGCGCGCGTACGGGGGCGGGGGCGCGGGTGGGGAGTCGGGTGAGACCGGTTCTGTTGCCGGCTCCAACTCGGGCTCCGACTCTCCTTCCGGTTCCGGTTCCGGGGAGGTGGTGGTCGAGGTGGCGGACACCGGGGTCGGGATTCCGGCCGGGGACCTCCCGTACGTCTTCGACCGCTTCTGGCGTGCGGAGAAGTCCCGCAGCCGCCGTACGGGAGGCAGCGGCCTCGGGCTCGCCATCGTCCGGAAACTGGCCGAGGCCCACGGCGGGACGGCGAGCGCGACCAGTACGGAGGGCGAAGGCTCGGCCTTCACGCTCCGGCTGCCTACGGCGGACCCGGTGCCCTGA
- a CDS encoding class F sortase, which yields MHVRTTSHRSRPAALLAALVACAALTACAGPEPSSAASPAAASAPASSAPAPTATDGPPAATDAPAPTEVAVPSLKIRSSLMRLGLNADGTVEVPPAEQGMKAGWYTGGAVPGRPGAAVLIGHNDTRFGRAVFHDLKDIHKGAAVLVRDGDGKSLRFTVTGKETVSKKAFPTERVYGATKGSTLRLVTCDGAFDAEGHPVDNLIVYAELG from the coding sequence ATGCACGTCCGCACCACCTCCCACCGCTCCCGGCCGGCCGCCCTGCTGGCCGCCCTGGTGGCCTGCGCGGCCCTGACGGCCTGCGCGGGACCGGAACCGTCATCGGCCGCGTCCCCGGCGGCCGCGTCCGCTCCGGCCTCCTCGGCACCGGCCCCCACCGCGACGGACGGGCCGCCCGCCGCCACGGACGCCCCCGCCCCCACCGAGGTCGCCGTCCCGTCCCTCAAGATCCGCAGCTCCCTGATGCGACTCGGGCTCAACGCGGACGGCACGGTCGAGGTCCCGCCCGCCGAGCAGGGCATGAAGGCCGGCTGGTACACCGGCGGAGCCGTGCCCGGCCGCCCAGGTGCGGCCGTCCTGATCGGCCACAACGACACCCGCTTCGGCCGGGCCGTCTTCCACGATCTCAAGGACATCCACAAGGGCGCCGCGGTGCTCGTCCGTGACGGCGACGGAAAGTCGCTGCGCTTCACCGTGACGGGCAAGGAGACGGTCAGCAAGAAGGCGTTCCCCACCGAGCGGGTCTACGGTGCCACCAAGGGCAGCACGTTGCGGCTGGTCACCTGCGACGGCGCGTTCGACGCGGAGGGGCACCCGGTGGACAACCTGATCGTCTACGCCGAGCTGGGCTGA